The Clostridium sp. AWRP genome has a window encoding:
- the preA gene encoding NAD-dependent dihydropyrimidine dehydrogenase subunit PreA → MRDLSIEFCGVKCQNPFFLSSSVISNNFEMCAKALDMGWAGVVFKTIGFYVADEVSPRFDAIGKENTPFIGFKNLEQISEHPLEYNLECISKLKREFKDKVIVASIMGENEKQWTKLAELVTKAGADIIECNFSCPQMVEESMGSDVGQNPELVEKYCRAVRRGTSLPVLAKMTPNIGNMVIPAEASIYGGADGIAAINTVKSITRVDLDKFSPYPIINGKSAVSGYSGKAIKPIALRFISDLAKSEKLKGIPISGIGGIETWEDAVEFLLLGASNIQITTAVMQYGYRIIKDLISGLSYYMEEKKFEKVEDLVGLAVKNVVNADKLEREYIIYPEFRDHNCVGCGRCYISCFDGGHQAIKWNYESRKPQLIEDKCEGCHLCAKVCPTGDIVSGRKVFKAAKKVEQLA, encoded by the coding sequence ATGAGAGACCTTTCTATAGAGTTTTGCGGCGTAAAGTGCCAAAATCCATTTTTCTTGTCTTCTTCCGTAATTAGCAATAACTTTGAAATGTGCGCTAAAGCCCTAGATATGGGCTGGGCTGGTGTGGTATTTAAGACTATAGGCTTTTATGTTGCAGATGAGGTATCTCCTAGATTTGATGCAATAGGCAAAGAGAATACTCCTTTTATAGGATTTAAAAATTTGGAGCAGATATCAGAGCATCCTTTAGAATATAATCTAGAATGTATAAGTAAATTGAAGAGAGAATTTAAAGATAAAGTTATTGTTGCATCCATTATGGGAGAAAATGAGAAGCAGTGGACTAAGCTGGCAGAGTTAGTTACAAAAGCAGGTGCAGATATAATTGAATGTAACTTTTCATGCCCTCAGATGGTGGAAGAATCCATGGGCTCAGATGTGGGTCAAAATCCTGAGCTTGTAGAGAAATACTGCAGAGCTGTAAGAAGAGGAACTTCACTTCCTGTACTTGCCAAGATGACTCCTAATATAGGGAATATGGTAATACCTGCAGAAGCTTCAATATATGGCGGCGCAGATGGAATAGCTGCAATAAACACTGTAAAAAGTATAACCAGGGTTGATTTGGATAAGTTCTCACCTTATCCAATAATAAATGGAAAGTCAGCTGTGTCTGGATATTCAGGAAAGGCAATCAAGCCTATAGCTCTTAGATTTATAAGTGACTTGGCTAAGAGTGAAAAGCTAAAGGGAATCCCTATAAGTGGAATAGGTGGAATAGAAACTTGGGAAGATGCAGTAGAATTTTTACTGCTAGGAGCATCTAATATTCAAATTACCACAGCTGTTATGCAATATGGATATAGAATAATAAAAGATTTGATAAGTGGATTATCCTATTATATGGAAGAGAAAAAATTTGAAAAAGTAGAAGACTTAGTGGGATTGGCAGTTAAAAATGTAGTAAATGCAGATAAACTTGAAAGGGAGTATATAATTTATCCTGAATTTAGAGATCACAATTGTGTTGGATGTGGAAGATGTTATATATCTTGTTTTGATGGGGGACATCAAGCTATAAAATGGAACTATGAATCTAGGAAACCACAGCTTATTGAAGATAAATGCGAGGGATGCCATTTATGTGCAAAGGTATGTCCTACTGGAGATATAGTAAGCGGCAGGAAAGTATTTAAAGCTGCAAAAAAAGTTGAGCAGTTAGCTTAG
- the hydA gene encoding dihydropyrimidinase, with the protein MDLIIKNGIIITSKDTYKADIGIKNGKIAAIGKEIEVSGEEIINAEGKYVLPGAIDAHTHLEMPFGGTISADSYEAGTRAAACGGTTTVFDFALQQKGHGIIQTARERDELCAPQACVDYAFHVVISDLRPEILDEFQAAVDYGLPSFKVYMVYKKEGLMADDGVLCQVLEKSKETGALISVHAENPDLIDIRTEKYLKEGRTSAWYHYMSRPEFVEAEADKRAIHWAKSLNAPLYIVHLANKEGMEEVKKAKDEGYEIYAETCPQYLYFTSEVYKREDGRNFVCSPPMKGKESLDALWKGIKTGDISTIATDHCPFQSSEKDWGKDNFTKIPNGCMGIENMYPYMLSEANKGRISFNKAVEVCSANPAKIFGCDNQKGSIVIGKDADIVIYDPKKEFTISKDNMHSDVDYTIWEGVKLKGYPVMTLSRGKVVFKDGEFVGKPGWGKFLKRKIKR; encoded by the coding sequence ATGGATTTGATTATAAAAAACGGAATTATAATAACGTCTAAAGACACTTATAAAGCAGACATAGGTATAAAGAATGGAAAAATTGCAGCTATAGGAAAAGAAATTGAGGTCAGTGGAGAAGAGATAATAAATGCGGAAGGAAAATATGTATTACCAGGGGCAATAGATGCACATACACATCTTGAAATGCCCTTTGGGGGCACCATATCTGCAGATAGCTATGAGGCAGGAACGAGAGCTGCTGCCTGTGGAGGTACAACGACAGTTTTTGATTTTGCACTTCAGCAGAAAGGGCACGGCATAATTCAAACAGCTAGGGAACGAGATGAACTCTGTGCACCACAAGCTTGTGTAGATTACGCTTTTCACGTAGTTATATCTGATTTAAGACCAGAAATTTTAGATGAATTTCAAGCCGCAGTAGATTACGGGCTGCCAAGCTTTAAAGTATATATGGTATATAAAAAGGAAGGACTTATGGCAGATGACGGAGTACTTTGCCAGGTACTTGAAAAATCCAAAGAAACAGGAGCACTTATTTCAGTACATGCAGAAAATCCTGATTTAATAGACATAAGAACGGAGAAATATCTGAAAGAAGGTAGAACTTCTGCCTGGTATCACTATATGTCAAGACCTGAATTTGTAGAGGCAGAAGCAGATAAGAGGGCAATACACTGGGCAAAGTCATTAAATGCTCCCCTTTATATAGTACATCTTGCAAACAAGGAAGGTATGGAAGAAGTAAAGAAGGCGAAAGATGAAGGTTATGAAATATATGCAGAAACTTGTCCTCAATATTTATATTTTACAAGTGAAGTTTACAAGAGAGAAGACGGTAGAAATTTTGTATGCTCCCCACCAATGAAAGGAAAAGAAAGTTTAGATGCCCTATGGAAAGGTATAAAAACAGGTGACATTTCTACTATAGCCACAGATCATTGCCCATTTCAAAGCTCTGAAAAAGATTGGGGAAAAGATAATTTTACAAAAATACCCAATGGGTGTATGGGCATAGAAAATATGTATCCATATATGTTGAGCGAAGCAAATAAAGGAAGAATTTCATTTAATAAAGCAGTAGAAGTTTGTAGTGCAAACCCTGCAAAGATATTTGGGTGTGATAATCAAAAGGGTAGTATTGTAATAGGAAAAGATGCTGATATTGTAATCTATGATCCTAAAAAGGAATTTACAATTTCTAAGGATAATATGCATTCTGATGTAGATTATACCATATGGGAAGGAGTTAAATTGAAAGGATATCCAGTTATGACTTTATCAAGAGGAAAGGTTGTATTTAAAGATGGAGAATTTGTAGGAAAACCTGGTTGGGGAAAATTCTTAAAGAGAAAGATAAAGAGATAA
- a CDS encoding TetR/AcrR family transcriptional regulator has translation MDKGKYHHGNLKEEMIKKGIELLNNSGYEDFSLRKVARMCSVSHTAPYKHFKNKDELISAIIMEVSKSFENSLSEIVNKYPSDPKKQLVELGKQYVKFMIENPDYFKFIFLSDFSKPVNISKDNNSFYEGGAFQVFKRSAINYLKSVYKNTTEEKDLSLDILTMWSVVHGISVLLLNNSIKYDGDYIDLVDKMLNEKIIKIYDTI, from the coding sequence TTGGATAAAGGAAAATATCATCATGGCAACTTAAAAGAAGAAATGATAAAAAAGGGAATTGAGCTTCTAAACAATAGTGGATATGAAGATTTTTCTTTAAGAAAAGTAGCTAGAATGTGCAGCGTGAGCCATACCGCACCTTATAAACATTTTAAAAATAAGGATGAACTCATTTCTGCAATCATTATGGAAGTATCAAAAAGCTTTGAAAACTCTCTAAGTGAAATTGTAAATAAATATCCTTCCGATCCAAAAAAACAACTTGTTGAACTCGGAAAACAATATGTAAAATTTATGATTGAAAATCCAGACTATTTTAAATTTATTTTCTTAAGTGATTTTAGTAAACCTGTAAATATAAGCAAAGATAATAATTCATTCTATGAAGGTGGAGCCTTTCAGGTATTTAAAAGAAGTGCCATTAATTACCTAAAATCTGTATATAAAAACACTACAGAAGAAAAGGATCTATCTTTAGACATATTAACCATGTGGAGTGTGGTACACGGTATTTCTGTATTGCTATTAAATAATAGTATAAAATATGATGGAGATTACATTGATTTAGTTGATAAAATGTTGAATGAAAAAATAATAAAAATATATGATACTATATAA